In Lotus japonicus ecotype B-129 chromosome 5, LjGifu_v1.2, one genomic interval encodes:
- the LOC130719345 gene encoding uncharacterized protein LOC130719345: MRQEDENNMDKPFGGKVVVLGGDIRQILPVIPKGGRQDIVSATINSSDLWKHCKVLKLTRNMRLSTAGSPELATEIKEFADWILKIGDGDFESNERGESDIEIPEDLLIQNSENPLLDLVDFAYPNLVHNMKTEFFLEERCILCPTLECVEKVNYFMLDLLPGNTTEYLSSDNTCKSDEDTKLQSEWFTTEFLNDITSSGIPNHKITLKEGAPIMLLRNIDQAAGLCNGTRLIVADLETNVTKAIVVTGTNIGEDTFISRMDMVPSDSGEYKLTAGLNYTKVMFNPDIPQAVSYRGRLFECDAVHTQVMNVVIERLNATEEDEFLTLFASTRIKNLITCRSAFKDPRMSLNATFIPVFPSTSPRVNCWTLNRAMSTILVIHMTKDKGSSREDSFDYVWTFIIWGPFTSVILLNEQNLLKD, translated from the exons ATGAGACAGGAAGATGAAAATAACATGGACAAACCATTTGGCGGTAAGGTTGTAGTTCTTGGCGGTGACATCAGACAAATTCTTCCAGTCATTCCAAAAGGTGGAAGGCAAGACATTGTATCTGCTACAATAAATTCTTCTGATCTTTGGAAACACTGCAAAGTTTTAAAGCTCACTAGAAATATGAGATTAAGCACAGCAGGTTCACCAGAGCTTGCAACAGAAATAAAAGAATTTGCTGACTGGATTCTCAAAATCGGAGATGGTGATTTCGAATCAAATGAGCGTGGTGAATCAGATATTGAAATTCCTGAAGATCTTTTGATACAGAATAGTGAAAATCCACTTCTTGACCTGGTTGATTTTGCATATCCCAATTTGGTGCATAACATGAagactgaattttttttggaggAACGATGCATATTGTGTCCTACATTGGAATGTGTTGAGAAGGTTAATTATTTTATGCTTGATTTACTACCAGGTAATACAACGGAGTACTTAAGCTCAGATAACACTTGCAAATCTGACGAGGACACTAAACTTCAGTCAGAGTGGTTTACTACAGAATTCTTAAATGATATTACAAGCTCAGGAATACCAAATCACAAAATAACATTGAAGGAAGGTGCTCCGATAATGCTATTGAGAAATATAGATCAAGCAGCCGGTTTATGCAATGGGACGCGGCTAATAGTGGCTGATCTTGAAACAAATGTTACAAAAGCCATTGTAGTAACAGGAACCAACATTGGAGAAGACACTTTCATTTCAAGAATGGACATGGTTCCATCTGACTCAG gggAATATAAGCTAACTGCTGGGTTAAACTACACTAAAGTAATGTTCAATCCTGACATTCCACAAGCAGTGTCCTATAGAGGAAG ATTATTTGAGTGTGACGCAGTTCATACTCAAGTAATGAACGTTGTGATTGAAAGATTAAATGCtactgaagaagatgagttcTTGACGCTTTTCGCAAGCACAAGGATTAAAAATTTGATTACTTGCAGATCG GCATTCAAGGACCCGAGGATGAGCTTGAACGCAACATTTATCCCTGTTTTTCCTTCCACAAGTCCCCGTGTCAATTGTTGGACTTTGAACCGGGCGATGTCAACA ATCTTGGTTATCCATATGACTAAGGATAAAGGCTCCTCTAGAGAAGACTCTTTTGACTACGTATGGACCTTCATAATTTGGGGTCCATTTACCTCGGTGATCCTTTTGAATGAGCAAAATCTTCTTAAGGACTAA